The segment TCTACGGACACGAAGAGAACGTTGGGGCGTTGATCTTGCCCGATGGATGACGCACACGAGGCCAACACAAACAGGCAAATTAAAAACGGTTGAAGTCGGTTTTTCATGAGTGGGCCATTCATCAATTGGTTAAGTAACAATCCTCCGGCGTCCGTGCAAAGGACATGTCTGCAAAAACAGTCCCTTCAAAAGGAACCTCGCGACCCGCCACCGATCGAGTCAGCAGAGACCGGTCTTCATCGTGTGTTTCCAGGCGATCCCAAGGCTGCGTCGCAGGCGATCAGCGGTTGGCGGGAGATCACTTGGCGTGCTCAGGCTGGCTGGCGTTGGTCTCTTTCAGCCACGCTTCCAACTTGGTTCGAAGCTGGTCCGCTTTTTCCGGCATTTCGATCGCGATATTGCGAGACTCGCTGATATCGTTCCTCAGGTCATACAGCTCAATCGAGTCATCGTCGTAATACTTGATCAATTTGTAGTCGCCTGAGCGAATGGCGCTACCCAATCGATTCTGTTTGTGAAAAGCGTAATTGGGGTAGTGAAAGTAGATCGAATCGCGTTCCAAATCGGACTCGTCTGTCAGCATCGATAGCAGCGAGACACCATCGGGAGTATTGGACGGATCCGTCTGCAGATTCGCAGCGTCAAGAATCGTCGCATGAATGTCCATCGTGATCACCGGCGTCGATGTTTGCGTCGCTGGCCGGACATGACCTGGCCATCGAACAATCATGGGGACCCGAATTCCGCCTTCATACAGGTAGCCTTTTTCCGCACGCAGTGGTCGCACGTCGGTCGCGAACGGTCCGTTATCCGAAGTGAAAATGATAAGGGTATCTTCGTCGAGACCTTGTTCGTCGATGGACTTGATCAGCTTGCCGATCGATTGGTCCATCCCCTCAATCATCGCAGCGTAAGTCGGATTCTTGACGCCCGGTCCCTTTCTTTCTTCGTATTTGGCAATCAAATCGTCGGGAGCTTGAAACGGATAGTGAACCGAGTAATTCCACCAACAAAGAAAGAACGGGCGTTCCCCGTCGGATTGGGCGGACTCGATAAAACGGATGCATTCATCGGCGCATCGGTCGGGCAAGTATTCGCCGTCGGTTTTGCCTTGCAGATTAGGGATCCCGTACGGACTGAAGTAGCTGGGGGGCCCACCGAAACGACAGCCTCCAATGTTGATGTCAAAGCCTTGATGTTCGGGACGCAATTCCGGTTCGGTCGGCTGGTCCTGGTCGGAACCGGCATTGGATCCGCTTTGATGAGAGAGATGCCATTTCCCGACAAAGCCCGTCGCGTAACCAGCTGCCTTCAGCTGCTCGGCCAGCGTGACCCGTTCCAGCGGTAGGTGTCGCAACCAGATCGGTGTGATTAAATCCGTCCCAGGCTTTTGGAAATTCGGTGGGTGGCCACCGGCGTGATTGGTAATGTTCAGACGCGCCGGTGATTCTCCCGTCATCAGCGCCGCGCGTGTCGGA is part of the Novipirellula caenicola genome and harbors:
- a CDS encoding sulfatase → MNIFLRLIPLCLMIATATAADSKPPNIVLIMADDLGWKDLHCYGNEKLDTPNLDRLAEQGLLFTDAYSAAPVCTPTRAALMTGESPARLNITNHAGGHPPNFQKPGTDLITPIWLRHLPLERVTLAEQLKAAGYATGFVGKWHLSHQSGSNAGSDQDQPTEPELRPEHQGFDINIGGCRFGGPPSYFSPYGIPNLQGKTDGEYLPDRCADECIRFIESAQSDGERPFFLCWWNYSVHYPFQAPDDLIAKYEERKGPGVKNPTYAAMIEGMDQSIGKLIKSIDEQGLDEDTLIIFTSDNGPFATDVRPLRAEKGYLYEGGIRVPMIVRWPGHVRPATQTSTPVITMDIHATILDAANLQTDPSNTPDGVSLLSMLTDESDLERDSIYFHYPNYAFHKQNRLGSAIRSGDYKLIKYYDDDSIELYDLRNDISESRNIAIEMPEKADQLRTKLEAWLKETNASQPEHAK